The Chlorocebus sabaeus isolate Y175 chromosome 11, mChlSab1.0.hap1, whole genome shotgun sequence genomic interval accatcaaagctgggcatggtggctcacgcctgtaattccagtactttgggaggcagaggcagggggctggcatgcgcctaggaattcaagaccagcctggacaacataccaagactctgtctctacacacacacaaaattagccaggtgtggtggtgcgcacctgtggtcctagctgctcaggacactgaggtggaaggatcactcgagcctgagaggcagaggcttcagtaagccacaattgtgccactgcactccagtgtgggtgacagagcgagaccctgtcttaaaaaaagataaaaactgtcAAATGTAGTGCATGTTTGTTTTGGGGactaaatgcttatttttaagaAGATGGTTAAAGTACTCAGCAATATTTAGTAAGTTAAAGCCTTAGGTTTTAAACCTGATTTGGGGTTGAGCTCTGGGAAGGAAAGGATGATTGATTCATAGGCACCCTGATACAGTCACTTATGATCTGAAAAACAGATGTACTATAAGGCACTCATAAAAATAACACCAGTCCTATGCTTATCTCTTAAAGTCATGTTGTTTTCTGCAAggtgttaaaaatgaaaataagattgtTCTAATAACATTGAAGTTTCATGAGTATGTGTGTATGATACAAGTGAAATTGATGGGTAACTACTTGCAGTATAATTCTTTTAGAATTATGTACTTTTAGATTGACCTACCAGAACTGCTGAAATAAAAAACACtccattttaatttgaaatagtGGGAACATTGGCTCCGCTGCAGTGATTTTTAAGTGTATACATGCCCGACTGAATGGATTAAGTTCATCATTGGTGCTGCATTGAGGTCATTCAGAGACTTTCTTTTGCCATTGCAGGTAGAGCGGGAAAAGGCCATTCTTTTGGCCAACCTACAGGAGTCACAGACACAGCTGGAACACACCAAGGGGGCACTGACGGAGCAGCATGAGCGCGTGCACCGGCTCACAGAGCACGTCAATGCCATGAGGGGCCTGCAAAGCAGCAAGGAGCTCAAGGCTGAGCTGGACGGGGAGAAGGGCCGGGACTCAGGGGAGGAGGCCCATGACTACGAGGTGGACATCAATGGCTTAGAGATCCTTGAATGCAAATATAGGGTGGCAGTAACTGAGGTGATTGATCTGAAAGCTGAAATTAAGGCCTTAAAGGAGAAATATAATAAATCTGTAGAAAACTACACTGATGAGAAGGCCAAATATGAGAGTAAAATCCAGATGTATGATGAGCAGGTGACAAGCCTTGAGAAGACCACCAAAGAGAGTGGTGAGAAGATGGCCCACATGGAGAAGGAGTTGCAAAAGATGACCAGCATAGCCAACGAAAATCACAATACTCTTAATACGGCCCAGGATGAGTTAGTGACATTCAGTGAGGAATTAGCTCAGCTTTACCACCATGTGTGTCTATGTAATAATGAAACTCCCAACAGGGTCATGCTGGATTACTATAGGCAGAGCAGAGTCACCCGCAGTGGCAGCCTGAAAGGGCCCGATGATCCCAGAGGACTTTTGTCCCCAcgattagccaggcggggtgtgTCATCCCCAGTAGAAACAAGGACCTCATCTGAACCAGTTGCAAAAGAAAGCACAGAGGCCAGCAAAGAACCAAGTCCAACTAAGACCCCCACAATCTCTCCTGTTATTACTGCCCCACCATCATCTCCAGTATTGGATACAAGTGACATCCGCAAAGAGCCAATGAATATCTACAACCTTAATGCCATAATCCGGGACCAAATCAAGCATCTGCAGAAAGCTGTGGACCGGTCCTTGCAACTGTCTCGTCAAAGAGCAGCAGCTCGGGAGCTAGCCCCCATGATTGATAAAGACAAGGAAGCCTTAATGGAAGAGATCCTCAAGCTAAAGTCCCTGCTGAGCACCAAACGGGAGCAGATCGCCACATTGAGGGCAGTGTTGAAAGCCAACAAGCAGGTAATCTCATTCTACTGGTGAAAGCATGCTAGTTAAAGCTTTCTTAACTAATTTATTCCATAATTTATTGAGTATCCAGTATCATCAAGATGAGAGTTCAGATTCTTGGTCAGTGGAGAAATAAAACCATGTCCCAGTGTCAGATCAGAATgtcataataattattatttttaaatgagtgaatggatgaaatATCTGTGCCCAGCTaggtggaggcagaggtgaggAAGTTAAAAACACAGGAGAAGATCCAGATGCCTTTCCGCAGATGTAGAAAGGCAGCTCAGGCGGTGCTGGGCTGAAGCCTGGCAGTGAGTAGCTGTGGAAACAGGAGATGGAGGGTGGCAGAATAGGCTGGCAAGACAGGTTACACCAACCAGGGAGATACAGCAAGAAAGACAGACACCCAGCAGACAGCCGGAGCAAACAGAGGGAAATCTGGGTACAGATCATGAAGAAGGTCTGATGGCCAATAACTGGACCCCGGCTTTGGAGCTGGAGGTTCAGATTCAAGACTCAATTTCTAGGGGTATAgcaagaattttttgtttttgtttttgttttttgtttgtttgttttgagacagagtctcactctgttgcccaggctggagtgcagtggtgccatctcagctcactgtaacctctgcctcctgggttcaagcgattctcatgcctcagcctcccaagcagctgggattacaggcgtgtgccaccatgcctggctaattttttgtattttcaaatagacaggatttcgccatattgtctaggctggtcttgaactgctgacctcaagtgatccgcctgcctcaacctcccaaagtgctgggattacagacatgagccaccacacccagccaagtatAGCAAGATTAAAATGAGTGTTTTGTCCTTcatcccaaacctagagaaacaagagcactaaataaatgaacaagtcaGGGATGAAAGGCAAGACAGCTGTGAGGAACTGAGTTACAGAAACAAAGCCAGACAGATTGTTATCAACAAATTAAATAGTTTGGGGCCACTTTAGCAAGCAaatgagagagagtgtgtgtgtgagagagtatgAGAATGAGCTCTACCTGTGCTAGTGACCACATTCTGAAATTTAGGTTCATATGGGATGTTAACTCACGTGGGTCAGAGCTTAAGTAATAGGGAGCTTTTCCTAGCTATTGATCTTGTCCTTCTGGACAAGTAGTAATGTTACAACATGAACCTGTCTTAATTCCCAGCCCTCTTTAATGACTGAAATTGTTTTGCACTCTTGAGTTTTACCTGGGTGGGAGTGCTGCGAAATATAGGCAGGAAAATTCTTTTCACCTTTATTTAGTTTATCTGAAAAGATAGCCTCAAAAGACACATATTTGAGAAAGGTGCTGAATAAGTGTTGGTGTTGATAAAGAGAAGCAACAAAGCACCAAATGCCCTCTTGCAAACGCAAGCAGTGCCAGTGAATAGTAGGTCAGGGGAGCTCTTGGTCTTTAGTGATTGAAGGTTAATTTCAGATTCAGAATGCCTTCTCCGTTTGCCATTATCTGGGGAAAACCACGCCCTTATTATGTCATCTACAGTGCAGCTTTCGAGTCCTCATCTCTAGTTCCCATAAATCTATTTATATAATTGACATCTATACCATAAGCTGTAATACTGTTTGCACTATTAACATGTTTTATATAAACCTAAGGGCAAAATACGACTTTATTTTGTGTTGTCactttagaaaaatagaaaagattagaGTGAATGAAGAGTTTGTGAGAGATCTGACTCCAATTTTAGGTCAGAATAAAGGAATTTATTATATAACTCTGCTATAATTTAAAGACTCAGTGATTCAGAGTGGTCATAAATAACCAATACCATATTAGATAAGGCTTACACAACCTTTATCAAGGACATACTATCCTAGGGCATTCTTGGTCAAGCCATCCAAATAACTTCTCTGACTTCTTCCTAAAGGTTGAATATTAACAATttagggccaggcgcaggggctcacgcctgtaatcccagcacttggggaggccaaggcaggcggatcacttgaggtcaggaatttgagaccagcctgaccaacatggagaaaccccgtctctactaaaaatacaaaattagccaggcgtggtggtgcgtgcctgtaatcccagctactcgggaggctgaggcaggagaatcgcttgaacccgggaggcagaagttgcagtgagctgagattgagcgattgcactccagcctgggcaacaagagtgaaaatctgtcttaaaaaaagaaaaaaaaacaagatgctTAACTGAAACAGAGGTATAGATAAGGACACTTGGCCCACCAACAGAGACTAATTTGTGAACCAGCATTTATTGATTACATATTTTCTGGGGGAcagtaataaaataacatattttcagggatgcaaaaataaatgacatactCTAGTAGGAATTCCACAATTGCCTATAGCTATTTATAAGATAGGAGTCATCAAGCGCTTTAGAGTGATGTAAACAGTACCACGGGAATTCAGAACAGAACAAAGCATTCCTAGctgaagttttattttcacaattttttgtggtacaggttgagtatcccttttccaaaatgttcgggatgaaaaatgtttcagattttggattttggacatttgcatatatatataatgagataaCTTGGGGATGGGATCCAAGTCCAAACATGATATTTCATGAGACAGGAAACAAGAAATTTcatgtattcatatatacatagcCTGatggtaattttatacaatatttttaataattttgtggcTGAAACAAAATTTTGACTGTGACTCATTACATGAGGTCAAGTGTAGAATTTTATGgcatcatgtcagcactcaaaagctttcagattttgaagcattttgggTTTTGGATtaaggatgctcaacctgtaccaTTTGCATTACATTAGAGTTACAGTCTAGATGGACTcagtaaattaaatgaaaaccCGTTTCTAGTGATGCATTTGGTCCTACATGTTCATTATGTTGGGCCTGTTGCTGTGATGCTTATGTGCCATAAATAACTTTTAAGTATTAACAGATGACATTCACTATATTTAGACATTGTGGAATGTTCATTTTTAAGGTTAAGGTGAGAATTCTAGGGTAAAAAGAAAATCTCCCTGTTTTAAAATAGGCATTCTACTATACAGCCATAAGaaacaatgagatcatgtcatttgcagggacatagttggagctggagaccattatccttagcaaactaacacaggggcagaaaaccagataccgcatattctcacttataagtgggagctacatgATGAGAGCAAatagacacatagaggggaacagcaAGCACTGGTTCCTATTGGAGGCTGAAGgatgagaggaaggagaggatcaggaaaaataaagaatggatactaggcttaatacctgggtgaagAAATAATtggtacaacaaacccccacgacacacatttacctatgtaacaaacctgcacatcctgcacccGTACcccgaacttaaaataaaagttaaaaataaataaataaaataggcattCTGTAGTCTCTATGAATCTTCTCATTTACTTAAGGATTTTTTCATAGGCACAGTGCCTTCTGATGAAGTCAGTAAATGCTTCTGAAGCACCATCCATCTAGCACTGTGCTACATGCTGAAGATTCAAAGACTCACACATGGTCCCTGCCTTCCAGAagactcagcctcctggggaTGTCAGGATAGAAATACAATTACAGTTCAGCATTACACGTGCTGTAATCCAAGTTGTGAGAACAATACAGAGGAAGCAACTAAGGTTTCCTAGAGGAGCGGAAAAGACTTCACAGAAGCAATTATACCTTAGTTTGTTCTTAAAGGGTAAGGAGTTGTTTtccagaggaggaggaagtaatTCCAAACAGTAGGTAGAGAGCCTTAGGAGTGACAAAATAGAATGATATATTCAGGGAATGCTCACAAAGGTCTGCGTGGCTGGAAATAAGACTTTTTTATTTAGAAAGTCAACTTTGGAGTGTGTGGAGAATGTGAATGCAGACATCAGCAAACCCAATGAGTTATGGATACTTAAAATTACTTAATTCTGGAAAAACTTTGCACAGTCTATGGACAAACAAATCTACAAACAAAACTGAGGCTTTGGGGTGTTTGTCACAAACAATAAAtgagtttgtatttctatttcaGGTCTAGCTCTTCTGTTATCCCCCTCTTTATTCCCCTTAAATACTGACCATGGGACTCTGTGCTTACAAATTTGTTACATCTACATTTTCACAACTTAAAcatacttttctgttttaaatgaaTATGTGTCTAAGCTTTTTAAACACTAAACAAGTGCCATTTTTCCCTAGGTCAATTTCTGCGTTGTGGATAATTTTCTCAATGTGTAATATTTCTGAAGATTCCTCCAAGTATTAACGCTACAGAACATACAGAAGTATTTTATGAGTAAAGTCTCATTTTAATCTGAATTTAAATCCAATCAAAACTCATAAGAAACTACTTCAGAACCAAAACAATAACAAAGTACCCCATCCCAACATTGATTTAATTaagaaagaatttatttctaTAGATGTTGTCACTTTGCATATGAAGGTTTCAAGCTGCCCATTTCAAGCcccaaaagaaatgttaaaaaccaGGGTAGTCTTCCTGGGAAATCCCATTAGTAATGGATTTCTCTACTCGTAATGGGGTTTTTCATTAGTATGGGGTATTTGTATACATTCTGAAAAGTTATAGTTTCCAGTTCATAAAAATAATGTGTTCCCAGTTTGGCTTCAACATGCAAACTATGTGCTATGCATCAAACGGGCAATCCCTAAGTATACACTGATTTTATGCATTGATTCAGTCAGTGTGTTTTTTTACTTATGTGTGTGCCAGGGTAGCTCTTGATTTGAAACACTATTAATTCCAAGAACTTCAGACATGCCCAAATCCTAGATTCAAACAAATGTTTTAACTCATTCAACATTTCATAACCCCTACATTTATGGAGATTTTTAAGGAATTATATTTGACTCTTTCATTGTTTGGACAAATTGTATGCAAATTAGAAAGTAATTAGTTCTCTATCACTTCTTTTCCTTAAACATATAACATGGATTTATAGTTTATCATATACTCATATTATAAATTACAATGGTGTATGTCTTTTATTCTATGTTTTGGCCCCACAGAGCACAGGTGACAAAATTTGAGTTCTAACATATTCCAATTTGATTATTCCAATAGAAGCTCTGCCTCTTTACGAAATAATTAGTAAAATTTTTCTTGTATAAAGTTTCATTTTGGCTCCCTCCTTGTCCTGAAATCCCATACTTTCAACAATctgcattaaatatttattaaactacTGGCATTCTCTTAGCTCCTGATACTGACTCTGGCTCACAGCGGGTTTATAGGGCAATTTAACTACATTATGAATTCACAACACATTTTgacattaaagaaaaactttCCTCTGTCCGAAGCGCATACctatgtttatataaaatgtaacaaaTCAGTTTCACTTTCCTTTTATAAAAGAACATAATAGGCCCAGCATGAAGCAATCTGTATGATGGATTTTCCTGATATGAAAATTGTAAGCCGTGTGATTTTCTGCTTTAGACAGCTGAGGTGGCACTAGCTAATCTCAAgaacaaatatgaaaatgaaaaagcaatggTGACTGAAACCATGACGAAGCTTAGAAATGAACTGAAGGCTTTGAAAGAAGAtgctgcaaccttctcctccctgAGAGCAATGTTTGCAACAAGGTAACGGTATTTTCTTCCTACGACTGGGTGTGGTAGGTGGGGAAAAGGCTTTAAAATTCACAGCCCTGCCTTTGTGCATGTTGAGTGTATTCGGTGTGTAGTCTAGGATGGCTAAGTGTGAAGAAAATCTGTGGAAGTCCACTCTGATGTATCTAAAATTTTGCAAGCCTTCTGTGCTGTTTTCCAGAGCCCCCTACTGAACACTCTGGATCCAGAAAttctattacataaaaatattttttaagtgagtTAATATTAATAGATTGTTTCTAGAATTTATGCACCCCAAAGATACTCGCCTTCCaaataaaaagctttcaataagGGGGAAAACCCCACTTCCTAGAATAGCTAAATATTACCACCTCTGAAATAGAGTTCTGTGAAGGAAGTACATGAAAGTATATAAAAGCACCTTACCTTTAGTACTGTGTGAGAAGATACTGTCATAATGAAGGTTAATAATCATCATACCAGCTAattacttagaatttttttttttttttttttttttttttggggacagagtctcacactgtcgcccaggctggagggcagtggcgcgatctcagctcactgcaagctccacctcccgggttctagagagtctcctgcctcacccttccgagtagctgggactacaggcacccgccaccacccccggctaattttttgtatttttactagagacagggtctcgatctcctgacctcgtgatccaccctcctcagcctcccaaagtgctgggatcaaaggcattagccaccgcacccagctttttttttctttttgagacagagtcttgcactgttgcccaggctggagtgcagtggcgcgatctcggctcactgcaagctctgcctcctgggttcacaccgttcatcctgcctcagcctcccgagtagctggaactacaggcgcccgccgccacgcccggctagttttttgtacttttagtagagacggggtttcaccgtgttagccaggatggtctggatctcctgacctcatgatccactcgccttggcctcccaaagtgccaaagtGCTCGGAtcatgggcgtgagccaccgcgcccggccatattttgtttttaaacgtGAAGTGATGGTTAAGAATGTATTTGATTTGAAGTTTTCAGAATCTTGAGATTTTCAGTATACTgttgaaatacatattttgctGTCACaatacaatgtaaaaaaaaattactttttttttttttgagatagggtttctgtcacccaggctgaagtgcagtggcgccatctcggttcactgcagcctggacatcctgggctcaagcaatcctctcacctcacctcagcctcccgagtagctgggactgcaggcttgcaccaccactcACGctaatttttgtggattttgtggaggcagggtctcgccatgttgcccaggctggtctcaaattcctgggctcaagagatccgcccaccttggcctccagaagtccTGAGTtagggtatgagccaccatgcccgaccaaatCCCACCAATTATATATCTTGTATGATGCAAACTTGGTGCAAAATTCACAAATCATTACTATGTCTTTACTGGCAGATTTAGTAAATAATTTACATGTAGCTGATACATGTAAaagtgttaaaaacaaacaaacaaagatctcTTGAGCTTTATAGGAGTCCCCCAGAAACTGTCCAGCTTTCTTTGTATGTTAGGAGAGTACAGGCTTAAGCTCAGACCTTGTGATTGAATCTCTTGGAGATGGCAGTGAGAAGGCTGAGTGCCCCAAAGCCCACAGGGGTGCAGAGGAACTGTAGGGAACTGGCTTCTGGGTCACAGGGCATGACAGTGTTTGGGGAATAGAATGTGTTTACCTGGCTGCTATGGTGGACAGGATAGAGAATAGGAATAAGGCACAATGCCCCCTCTTTGATGAAAGAATCAGGATTACATTTGGaatcaagaaaacataaatttccTCTTTGAcaaggaaacttttaaaaatgtcaaaggaCATTTCAAGTCTGAATCTGATTTATATAAGAATTATTATCccctagccaggcacggtggctcacacctataatcccagcactttgggaggccaaggcgggtggatcacctgaggtcaggagttcgagaccagcgtggccaacatggtgaaaccccgtctctactaaaaatacaaaaattagccgggcatggtggcgcacacctgtagtcccagctactcaggaggctaagggaggagaattgcttgaacctgggaggtggaagttgcagtgagctgagatcatgccactgcactccagcctgggtgatagagcaagactccatctcaaaaataataataataatagttttttataaaaaggaattatcccCAAATTGTccattttcatatactttttttggcgtaaatatgaaaataataatatttattattcatattttagtgggtaaataaattcagaaaaaaaaaaactcagaatgaGCTTTTCCCCCACACCACCTCTATCTTCCAAATGTATATGTGCTCAGGTTTTGCCTTTGGTAAGGAAAAAAGATCACTAAGCTTATCTTCCTTCTTTGGCACAAGTATGAAACCTGAATAAAGATGTTTCGGACAGCCTGCTATATCTGTATCAAACCTTGTGCAAATCTTGGTTTTTGcagggttttctgttttttggttttttgacaACTCATTGCTCTGTCATCTGGTTGAGAAATCATTGAAAATACTCAGTTTTCTAATTCAGGCAAATCAGTCAAATTGACAAGAGCAACAGCTGCAATCTAAAACTAAAACATGTaaatacagataaggaaatgttttcttcataaacattattattttggaTATTATAGGCATAGCCTATAATAAACTTGTTATATTCCtccaaagaataaaatgttatacAGTAAAAAGAGCTACTGTAAGACACTTCAGGTACTGTGGACATTGTGGGAGACTTGACCGTTATTCTGCTGTTACACGGCAGCCCCACAATAACTCTGTCCCTGGGGTTTAAGACGTTGCCTATTAAGACTGTCTCcatatgggctgggtgcagtggctgatacctgtaatcccagcactttgggagactgaggcaggaagatcacttgaggccaggagttcgagaccagtctgggcaacatagtgagaccctgtctctttaaaaaatgatcatgactgggcgtggtgactcatgccagtaatcccagcactttgggaggccagggtgggaggatcacttaaggtcaggagttcgagaccagcctggccaacatggtgaaaccccgtctctactaaaaaaatacaaaaattagccgggcatggtggcacactcctgtaattccaactacttgggaggctgaggcatgagaattgcttgaacctaggagacagaggttgcagtgaaccaagatcacgccactgcactccagcctgggcaatacagcaagactcagtctcaaaaaacaaacaaaacaacaacaagaaaataataagtttttttaaatgtcccaTCTGTCCTTCATTGTATGGATGAACATACATTCTAATTTTCTGCTATTATAGGTTATCTACATTCTATTGCTAGACCTTTAAACCAGTcttctaaatttctaaatttcagtCAAATTTATTACTTTTCAACTTAAGTCCAAATTCAGTTTCACCAAGATTTTCCCCTGACCCCTTCTCTGTTTTGGTTGCAGATGTGATGAATATGTCACCCAGTTGGATGAGATGCAGAGACAGTTAGCAGCCGCAGAGGATGAGAAGAAGACTCTAAACACTTTGTTACGAATGGCTATCCAGCAAAAACTCGCCCTGACCCAGAGGCTGGAGGACTTAGAGTTTGACCATGAGCAGTCCCGACGCAGCAAAGGCAAACTTGGAAAGAGCAAGATCGGCAGCCCTAAAGTAAGTGGGGAGGCATCAGTCACCGTGCCCACCATAGACACTTACCTCCTGCATAGTCAGGGCCCACAGACACCCAACATTCGGGTCAGCAGTGGCACTCAGAGGAAAAGGTATGCATGCAGCGATCTTCATAGTAcggtgcagtggccagattttAGTTAACTGCAAAAATGAATGTGCTCTTGTTGTGGAGgatggaggaggggaaggaaaagaaaaaatgggagcTGGCATATAAATGGTCCTTGCTAATGTGGGTCTTTCCAGATCAAAACCTTTTTGATAATTGTGTTTATGTAGTCCTTTCTAACCCCCTGCCCAATCCCTCCTCTTGATTAATCGTAATATAATTTTCAAGTGTCTGTTAATATTTTTGCTACTCTTTGTATGTGTAAATatgcctctcccttccctccaacATAAGAATTAGTAGATAAAGGTGGATATTAAGAATGAAGCGTGTTCTACCtgggttataattttaaaagtcgtTGTACCTTTGGAAATGGTGCTGTTTATCAGCTTCTCTTTAACGGGACAAGGATATGAATATGTTCTTTTAGGGTAACTTTTGTCCATATGACCAAAATTGATGACGGTCTGAAAGGGGATGTCTATATCTAGATAAAATGGGGTGGAATACACACAGTCCTTTTCTTGAAAGCGGTTTTTGTGCTTTTTCATTTGGCATGGGAATATTGCCCAGAGAAACCACTTGTAAGGTTTTTAGGGGCTTGATTGTGTGACCTCTTTCCAGAGTCCTGGCTGTTGAGTTACTTACCATGTATTTTCGGTTAatggtaacatttttattttaggagcTTTCATTAAAGactcaaataatatattttctatttgcgGTTCAAGCTGACTAActgtaataaatctcttttccAGTATCCAGAACAGTTTCCAAATAGGGTTGTATCCTGAtgtggaaacttaaaaaaaaaaaaaaatagcaaaaatattgatttacatatttaaacAATGAAATGCCAATATAAATAATGTTGTCACTGGTGAGGCATTGAAAGGTAATTAaagtaaaacttttttgtttcctatatgtatttttcttggaTCTCCTGCAAGACAATTTTCACCTTCCCTTTGTGATCAGAGCCGTCCCAGGACTTCAGGGGCTTCCTACCTACAGAATTTATTAAGAGTTCCCCCTGATCCCACCTCCACAGAATCATTTCTTCTGAAGGGCCCCCCCTCCATGAGTGAATTCATCCAAGGGCACCGGCTCAGCAAGGAAAAAAGGTTAACCGTGGCTCCACCAGGTAAACATTTTTTCCTTGGGTGCATGTGATGCAAATGATTAGTTGAGTAgactctccccttccttccagtCACTCAGGCCCACGCATCTGCAGAGTCTACCTTTGATGATGTGTAAATTCCTACAAGTCAAGTAAAAACTTCCTTTACACTTAGCTTCCTGTTTCCTCCTTTACTCATATTCCTTAGAATGACAGACTTCCATTTAACAGCCAAAGATGGCAAATGAGAGTTGGAAGGACTGGGATAGGAAAAGGGAAATTAGCAACAAGCACAATACATACACACTTGGATCCTATTTGCAGTTTGGTAGCTCATGGTGATTCCATCTTGGTCAGATTTGGCCAGTTCTCTcttatcatttttaatataatttccaTAAAGGGAGCCATATGTATAACAAGGCTTTTGGGCTGATTTCCTTTTGTAGTGACTCAGAATGTCTCCTCAATCATTATATTGAGAATAAAAGTAAAACCCTCTAAGATTTTGCTCCTCAAGAACATTTAGGTCTTAGTATAATGTTCTTGTAGATTGCAAGCCCCCGTTCGTTAATGCTTACCAACATGCTCACACTTAGCTTcactattttgcatttttcttccttccttccttcctttcattctttttacttgTTCTATGAAGAGGCCTAAATTGAAAATGTGACATATGACAAATAGAGAAAATGTGACTTCTTGCaaataaaaatcatccttttgaGGAATCCCTGCATGTGAGTATAGGGCAGAAGTGGCAAACAAGGAGCCCATAAACCAAAGTAAGCTTAAGCGCAGCTGTTAGA includes:
- the BICD1 gene encoding protein bicaudal D homolog 1 isoform X4, whose amino-acid sequence is MAAEEVLQTVDHYKTEIERLTKELTETTHEKIQAAEYGLVVLEEKLTLKQQYDELEAEYDSLKQELEQLKEAFGQSFSIHRKVAEDGETREETLLQESASKEAYYLGKILEMQNELKQSRAVVTNVQAENERLTAVVQDLKENNEMVELQRIRMKDEIREYKFREARLLQDYTELEEENITLQKLVSTLKQNQVEYEGLKHEIKRFEEETVLLNSQLEDAIRLKEIAEHQLEEALETLKNEREQKNNLRKELSQYISLNDNHISISVDGLKFAEDGSEPNNDDKMNGHIHGPLVKLNGDYRTPTLRKGESLNPVSDLFSELNISEIQKLKQQLMQVEREKAILLANLQESQTQLEHTKGALTEQHERVHRLTEHVNAMRGLQSSKELKAELDGEKGRDSGEEAHDYEVDINGLEILECKYRVAVTEVIDLKAEIKALKEKYNKSVENYTDEKAKYESKIQMYDEQVTSLEKTTKESGEKMAHMEKELQKMTSIANENHNTLNTAQDELVTFSEELAQLYHHVCLCNNETPNRVMLDYYRQSRVTRSGSLKGPDDPRGLLSPRLARRGVSSPVETRTSSEPVAKESTEASKEPSPTKTPTISPVITAPPSSPVLDTSDIRKEPMNIYNLNAIIRDQIKHLQKAVDRSLQLSRQRAAARELAPMIDKDKEALMEEILKLKSLLSTKREQIATLRAVLKANKQTAEVALANLKNKYENEKAMVTETMTKLRNELKALKEDAATFSSLRAMFATRCDEYVTQLDEMQRQLAAAEDEKKTLNTLLRMAIQQKLALTQRLEDLEFDHEQSRRSKGKLGKSKIGSPKIVSSLLPPYRHSAHN
- the BICD1 gene encoding protein bicaudal D homolog 1 isoform X5, translated to MAAEEVLQTVDHYKTEIERLTKELTETTHEKIQAAEYGLVVLEEKLTLKQQYDELEAEYDSLKQELEQLKEAFGQSFSIHRKVAEDGETREETLLQESASKEAYYLGKILEMQNELKQSRAVVTNVQAENERLTAVVQDLKENNEMVELQRIRMKDEIREYKFREARLLQDYTELEEENITLQKLVSTLKQNQVEYEGLKHEIKRFEEETVLLNSQLEDAIRLKEIAEHQLEEALETLKNEREQKNNLRKELSQYISLNDNHISISVDGLKFAEDGSEPNNDDKMNGHIHGPLVKLNGDYRTPTLRKGESLNPVSDLFSELNISEIQKLKQQLMQVEREKAILLANLQESQTQLEHTKGALTEQHERVHRLTEHVNAMRGLQSSKELKAELDGEKGRDSGEEAHDYEVDINGLEILECKYRVAVTEVIDLKAEIKALKEKYNKSVENYTDEKAKYESKIQMYDEQVTSLEKTTKESGEKMAHMEKELQKMTSIANENHNTLNTAQDELVTFSEELAQLYHHVCLCNNETPNRVMLDYYRQSRVTRSGSLKGPDDPRGLLSPRLARRGVSSPVETRTSSEPVAKESTEASKEPSPTKTPTISPVITAPPSSPVLDTSDIRKEPMNIYNLNAIIRDQIKHLQKAVDRSLQLSRQRAAARELAPMIDKDKEALMEEILKLKSLLSTKREQIATLRAVLKANKQTAEVALANLKNKYENEKAMVTETMTKLRNELKALKEDAATFSSLRAMFATRCDEYVTQLDEMQRQLAAAEDEKKTLNTLLRMAIQQKLALTQRLEDLEFDHEQSRRSKGKLGKSKIGSPKS